One Kitasatospora sp. NBC_01266 genomic window carries:
- a CDS encoding GNAT family N-acetyltransferase encodes MSTVVAPMFTFPLGDDAALLPRVVELAEAYHTLLEANCERLARWEPRINTSPTLESTRATLERRGRAWLEGSQLPLVIAVKAADGWRLVGAVELLIDIHARTGEVGYWIDADFEGRGLVTRAVTALLHQAFGPIGLHRVELRTDPANERSRRLAERLGFVQEGVLREALAFPGERRDVEVYGLLAREWHGRAN; translated from the coding sequence GTGTCCACTGTTGTCGCCCCGATGTTCACCTTCCCCCTGGGGGATGACGCTGCCCTGCTACCCCGTGTGGTTGAGCTTGCGGAGGCGTATCACACGCTGTTGGAGGCGAACTGCGAGCGCCTCGCCCGCTGGGAGCCGAGGATCAACACGTCGCCGACCCTGGAGAGCACCCGGGCCACCTTGGAGCGCAGGGGCCGGGCGTGGCTCGAGGGATCGCAGCTGCCGCTGGTCATCGCGGTAAAGGCAGCGGATGGCTGGCGTCTGGTCGGCGCGGTTGAACTACTGATCGATATCCACGCACGGACAGGCGAGGTCGGCTACTGGATCGACGCCGACTTCGAGGGGCGCGGGTTGGTCACCCGAGCCGTCACGGCACTTCTCCATCAGGCGTTCGGGCCGATCGGCCTGCACCGTGTCGAGTTGCGTACGGATCCCGCCAACGAACGCAGTCGCCGTCTGGCAGAGCGCTTGGGGTTCGTTCAGGAGGGCGTGCTGCGCGAGGCACTGGCCTTTCCCGGCGAGCGACGCGATGTCGAGGTCTACGGCCTGTTGGCCAGGGAGTGGCACGGGCGCGCGAACTGA